A DNA window from Choristoneura fumiferana chromosome 24, NRCan_CFum_1, whole genome shotgun sequence contains the following coding sequences:
- the peb gene encoding zinc finger protein pebbled isoform X1 codes for MFVRMNPVSIQYRRRRVRKTRAMQGAASAPAPPAAEPPASQHIKTEEVISEAKIEANDVDMEDMKGKQESRMTRTTSIDSDNRSDRSEEDDSKRALKRPATTSPTSTPLDKRFVRYECPKCGQRFDSGNAFDLHRFTAHGDETRGFNDLTFVDFSSKKFPEIARGVCERNTHVSVTEQRYRCEMCSRDFPCEQALNIHRKTCANPVRAQSPELVDRRERDFFAKLDLRNRSYGIPGTLTPPMDRFTSKFEDAHFAGNGIRHIDAARDLADIQSILNVTSTGSLLERLTGTRVPLESSVLTPPDTVGKEREQEESQDNFAAEFRRMKLRGEFPCRLCPAKFPNLRALKGHNRVHLSGTGPGPYQCNMCPHASLDKAALVRHMRTHNGDRPYECAVCNYAFTTKANCERHLRNRHAKVTREDVKRSIIYHPSEDPNNDEVNSKLARDEVKRSLAFHTPEHEKRAEPTGRETPLSHFTPNFIADRHPVASLTPKLPADIPIIPREPDPPAPRIKVKGIGQLNQIDYRPVEYRPPEFSIKSNDETENYDEETPVDLSTTDNNCDVLDLSKKKRDVEEDEPKITARPAFEPDPAIAASAQTRFLLAQQRLFETSLPKIDPSYYATQLSQLYAGAVPGLPGLPGLPPSFPINPYFLQPTFFPHPSDSQELAEIKQRIQKEIIRGLSMSGGRLVTSDQETQPKQEPEEEDQPVLRDSSPLPPPRSESPPRPLNNSLIQQNDSVKMVIKNGVLMPKQKQRRYRTERPFSCSQCSARFTLRSNMERHVKQQHPQHWSVRRPTPRAPPPYPSTDTLADRVKFALLARHLERPIQQDRSPIRRDSDEVADNEEDEDDTLVIDEEPETDVKSEQHLAAHRAAEEILMASRQQEMHKDFDLKIAGNLINKPVPITEKTEMGTDPIPVPVEPLIMPVVPTRSDEEEDEEGLVASTSEGNNSGSDENKSDGDNGTQPPKKKSAYSLAPNRVSCPYCHRKFPWSSSLRRHVLTHTGQKPFKCPHCTLLFTTKSNCDRHLLRKHGGSARAILAEPIPEAVSPPQNDIRTVPERPFKCHSCPTSTFSSLETLKKHMSSRHGSGESQPASPNPEVEDIQNGDLAFKCHLCEGSFGDRGGALRHLAMMHATEYEQLVSKGALDAASDRSESADDDEKAKFPDHANRKVVCAFCVRRFWSAEDLRRHMRTHSGERPFACDLCRRRFTLKHSMLRHRKKHRDETDDEEATPPDTPVEREAVSNGYSYHDDDGSGNEIPSNVNNNNSPPSSHYDKKLKIQMTSRKYSSETENDGENGGDLIGKLLGIPDKKIINKLLSSADEAAKFLGVNK; via the exons atgttCGTGCGTATGAATCCAGTCTCTATTCAATACAG GCGCCGCCGCGTTCGCAAGACGCGGGCCATGCAGGGTGCCGCGAGTGCGCCCGCGCCTCCCGCGGCCGAGCCTCCCGCCTCGCAAC ATATCAAAACAGAGGAAGTTATCAGCGAGGCTAAGATTGAAGCGAACGACGTTGACATGGAAGATATGAAGGGAAAGCAAGAATCTAGAATGACGAGGACAACTAGCATTGACAGCGACAACCGCTCAGACAGAAGCGAAGAAGACGACTCAAAAAGAGCTCTTAAAAGACCCGCTACTACATCTCCGACTTCAACCCCGTTGGATAAAAGATTTGTTCGTTACGAATGCCCAAAGTGTGGCCAACGTTTCGACTCTGGCAACGCGTTTGACCTTCATCGATTTACTGCTCACGGAGACGAGACACGGGGTTTTAATGACCTCACCTTCGTTGACTTTTCGAGCAAAAAATTCCCAGAAATAGCCCGAGGCGTCTGCGAACGTAACACACATGTATCAGTTACAGAGCAGCGCTACAGATGCGAGATGTGCTCTAGAGACTTCCCATGCGAACAAGCTTTGAATATTCATAGGAAGACTTGCGCCAATCCTGTGAGAGCGCAGAGTCCTGAACTCGTCGATCGTAGAGAGAGAGACTTCTTCGCGAAACTGGACTTGAGAAACAGATCCTACGGCATCCCCGGCACCCTTACCCCGCCCATGGATCGCTTTACATCGAAATTCGAAGATGCTCACTTCGCAGGAAATGGTATCCGCCACATCGATGCCGCAAGAGACCTAGCTGATATCCAGTCAATACTTAACGTCACGTCAACTGGAAGTCTGTTGGAACGGCTCACCGGTACCAGAGTGCCCTTGGAAAGTTCAGTACTGACGCCGCCTGATACTGTTGGCAAAGAAAGGGAGCAAGAAGAATCCCAAGATAACTTTGCAGCTGAGTTCAGGAGAATGAAACTTCGCGGTGAATTCCCTTGCAGATTATGTCCTGCTAAATTTCCTAACCTTAGAGCTTTGAAGGGGCATAATAGAGTCCATCTTAGTGGTACAGGACCTGGGCCGTATCAGTGCAACATGTGCCCACACGCGTCATTAGACAAAGCGGCTTTGGTCCGTCATATGCGGACGCACAACGGCGACCGTCCTTATGAGTGCGCCGTCTGTAACTATGCTTTTACTACTAAAGCAAACTGTGAACGCCACTTGCGTAACCGTCACGCCAAAGTTACGAGAGAAGATGTTAAGCGGTCGATTATATACCATCCGTCAGAAGATCCTAACAATGACGAAGTCAACTCTAAACTGGCAAGAGACGAAGTGAAGAGGTCCTTGGCATTCCACACACCTGAACACGAAAAACGCGCTGAACCTACTGGTCGTGAAACTCCATTGTCTCATTTCACGCCTAATTTCATTGCGGACAGACATCCAGTCGCCTCGCTTACCCCAAAACTCCCAGCAGATATCCCTATCATACCCAGGGAACCTGATCCACCAGCGCCTAGAATCAAAGTGAAAGGTATTGGTCAATTAAACCAAATCGATTACAGGCCAGTTGAATATAGGCCGCCGGAGTTTTCGATTAAAAGCAATGATGAAACCGAGAATTACGACGAAGAAACTCCAGTAGATCTCAGTACCACCGACAATAACTGTGACGTACTAGATCTAAGCAAGAAGAAACGAGACGTCGAGGAAGATGAACCCAAGATAACTGCGCGTCCGGCCTTTGAACCTGATCCAGCTATAGCCGCTTCCGCACAAACAAGATTCCTTCTAGCTCAACAAAGACTGTTCGAAACTTCACTCCCCAAAATTGATCCCTCGTACTACGCCACGCAACTTTCTCAACTTTACGCTGGTGCAGTTCCAGGATTGCCTGGATTACCTGGACTTCCACCATCATTTCCTATCAACCCTTACTTTCTTCAACCCACTTTTTTTCCCCATCCTTCCGATTCCCAAGAACTGGCAGAAATAAAGCAACGAATCCAGAAGGAAATAATTCGCGGACTGAGCATGTCTGGTGGTCGGCTAGTGACAAGTGACCAGGAAACTCAGCCGAAACAAGAGCCTGAAGAAGAAGATCAGCCAGTATTACGCGACAGTTCGCCTTTACCGCCGCCTCGCTCTGAATCTCCTCCACGGCCGTTAAACAACAGTCTTATACAGCAGAACGATTCCGTTAAAATGGTGATAAAAAACGGCGTATTGATGcctaaacaaaaacaaagacgCTATCGCACGGAAAGACCATTTTCATGTTCGCAGTGTTCAGCGCGCTTCACTCTAAGGTCTAATATGGAGCGTCATGTTAAACAGCAGCATCCTCAGCATTGGAGCGTGCGACGGCCGACACCGCGAGCACCACCTCCTTACCCGTCTACGGACACTTTAGCTGATAGAGTGAAGTTTGCGCTCTTAGCTCGGCACCTTGAACGACCAATTCAGCAAGACCGGTCACCCATCCGCCGAGACTCAGACGAGGTGGCAGACAACGAAGAAGATGAAGACGACACCCTAGTTATTGATGAGGAACCCGAAACTGATGTTAAATCAGAACAACATCTAGCAGCGCATCGGGCTGCAGAAGAAATTCTAATGGCATCTCGTCAACAGGAGATGCATAAGGACTTTGATCTCAAAATCGCTGGCAACTTAATTAACAAGCCAGTCCCGATTACTGAAAAGACTGAAATGGGTACTGATCCTATTCCAGTGCCTGTAGAGCCGTTGATTATGCCGGTGGTCCCGACAAGGAGTGATGAAGAGGAAGATGAAGAAGGCCTGGTGGCTTCTACTAGTGAAGGCAATAACTCCGGCAGTGATGAAAACAA GTCTGATGGTGACAATGGTACGCAACCGCCAAAGAAGAAGTCGGCTTACAGTCTAGCCCCAAACCGAGTATCCTGCCCCTACTGTCATCGAAAGTTCCCCTGGTCGTCGTCACTGCGCCGCCACGTTCTCACTCACACCGGCCAAAAGCCCTTCAAATGTCCCCACTGCACCTTACTCTTTACCACGAAGTCCAACTGCGACCGCCACCTGTTAAGGAAGCACGGAGGATCAGCCAGAGCCATACTAGCCGAGCCCATACCAGAAGCTGTATCCCCGCCACAGAACGACATCAGAACTGTGCCTGAAAGACCATTTAAGTGCCATTCGTGTCCAACCAGCACCTTTTCATCTTTAGAGACATTGAAGAAACACATGTCTTCAAGACACGGGTCTGGCGAGTCACAACCCGCTTCTCCTAATCCTGAGGTTGAGGATATTCAAAACGGCGATTTGGCTTTCAAGTGCCATTTGTGCGAGGGTTCGTTTGGCGATCGAGGTGGGGCATTGAGACACTTGGCAATGATGCACGCAACTGAATATGAACAGCTGGTTAGCAAAGGAGCTTTGGATGCTGCGAGTGATCGGAGCGAAAGCGCGGATGATGACGAGAAGGCGAAGTTTCCGGATCATGCTAATAGAAAG GTTGTATGCGCATTCTGCGTGCGTCGCTTCTGGTCAGCCGAAGACCTACGTCGTCACATGAGAACTCACTCCGGGGAACGTCCCTTCGCTTGTGACCTTTGCCGGCGAAGGTTCACCCTGAAACATAGCATGCTGCGACACCGAAAGAAGCACAGAGACGAGACTGATGACGAAGAAGCTACGCCACCGGATACTCCCGTAGAACGCGAGGCTGTTAGCAACGG GTACAGCTACCATGACGACGACGGCTCGGGCAATGAGATACCGAGTAACGTTAACAATAACAACTCCCCACCGTCTTCTCATTACGACAAGAAACTCAAGATACAGATGACGTCACGCAAATACTCTTCTGAGACCGAAAACGACGGAGAAAATGGCGGCGACCTCATAGGAAAACTGCTTGGCATACCGGATAAGAAAATTATCAATAAACTACTGTCGTCTGCAGATGAGGCAGCGAAATTCTTAGGTGTAAACAAATGA
- the peb gene encoding zinc finger protein pebbled isoform X2, which produces MQGAASAPAPPAAEPPASQHIKTEEVISEAKIEANDVDMEDMKGKQESRMTRTTSIDSDNRSDRSEEDDSKRALKRPATTSPTSTPLDKRFVRYECPKCGQRFDSGNAFDLHRFTAHGDETRGFNDLTFVDFSSKKFPEIARGVCERNTHVSVTEQRYRCEMCSRDFPCEQALNIHRKTCANPVRAQSPELVDRRERDFFAKLDLRNRSYGIPGTLTPPMDRFTSKFEDAHFAGNGIRHIDAARDLADIQSILNVTSTGSLLERLTGTRVPLESSVLTPPDTVGKEREQEESQDNFAAEFRRMKLRGEFPCRLCPAKFPNLRALKGHNRVHLSGTGPGPYQCNMCPHASLDKAALVRHMRTHNGDRPYECAVCNYAFTTKANCERHLRNRHAKVTREDVKRSIIYHPSEDPNNDEVNSKLARDEVKRSLAFHTPEHEKRAEPTGRETPLSHFTPNFIADRHPVASLTPKLPADIPIIPREPDPPAPRIKVKGIGQLNQIDYRPVEYRPPEFSIKSNDETENYDEETPVDLSTTDNNCDVLDLSKKKRDVEEDEPKITARPAFEPDPAIAASAQTRFLLAQQRLFETSLPKIDPSYYATQLSQLYAGAVPGLPGLPGLPPSFPINPYFLQPTFFPHPSDSQELAEIKQRIQKEIIRGLSMSGGRLVTSDQETQPKQEPEEEDQPVLRDSSPLPPPRSESPPRPLNNSLIQQNDSVKMVIKNGVLMPKQKQRRYRTERPFSCSQCSARFTLRSNMERHVKQQHPQHWSVRRPTPRAPPPYPSTDTLADRVKFALLARHLERPIQQDRSPIRRDSDEVADNEEDEDDTLVIDEEPETDVKSEQHLAAHRAAEEILMASRQQEMHKDFDLKIAGNLINKPVPITEKTEMGTDPIPVPVEPLIMPVVPTRSDEEEDEEGLVASTSEGNNSGSDENKSDGDNGTQPPKKKSAYSLAPNRVSCPYCHRKFPWSSSLRRHVLTHTGQKPFKCPHCTLLFTTKSNCDRHLLRKHGGSARAILAEPIPEAVSPPQNDIRTVPERPFKCHSCPTSTFSSLETLKKHMSSRHGSGESQPASPNPEVEDIQNGDLAFKCHLCEGSFGDRGGALRHLAMMHATEYEQLVSKGALDAASDRSESADDDEKAKFPDHANRKVVCAFCVRRFWSAEDLRRHMRTHSGERPFACDLCRRRFTLKHSMLRHRKKHRDETDDEEATPPDTPVEREAVSNGYSYHDDDGSGNEIPSNVNNNNSPPSSHYDKKLKIQMTSRKYSSETENDGENGGDLIGKLLGIPDKKIINKLLSSADEAAKFLGVNK; this is translated from the exons ATGCAGGGTGCCGCGAGTGCGCCCGCGCCTCCCGCGGCCGAGCCTCCCGCCTCGCAAC ATATCAAAACAGAGGAAGTTATCAGCGAGGCTAAGATTGAAGCGAACGACGTTGACATGGAAGATATGAAGGGAAAGCAAGAATCTAGAATGACGAGGACAACTAGCATTGACAGCGACAACCGCTCAGACAGAAGCGAAGAAGACGACTCAAAAAGAGCTCTTAAAAGACCCGCTACTACATCTCCGACTTCAACCCCGTTGGATAAAAGATTTGTTCGTTACGAATGCCCAAAGTGTGGCCAACGTTTCGACTCTGGCAACGCGTTTGACCTTCATCGATTTACTGCTCACGGAGACGAGACACGGGGTTTTAATGACCTCACCTTCGTTGACTTTTCGAGCAAAAAATTCCCAGAAATAGCCCGAGGCGTCTGCGAACGTAACACACATGTATCAGTTACAGAGCAGCGCTACAGATGCGAGATGTGCTCTAGAGACTTCCCATGCGAACAAGCTTTGAATATTCATAGGAAGACTTGCGCCAATCCTGTGAGAGCGCAGAGTCCTGAACTCGTCGATCGTAGAGAGAGAGACTTCTTCGCGAAACTGGACTTGAGAAACAGATCCTACGGCATCCCCGGCACCCTTACCCCGCCCATGGATCGCTTTACATCGAAATTCGAAGATGCTCACTTCGCAGGAAATGGTATCCGCCACATCGATGCCGCAAGAGACCTAGCTGATATCCAGTCAATACTTAACGTCACGTCAACTGGAAGTCTGTTGGAACGGCTCACCGGTACCAGAGTGCCCTTGGAAAGTTCAGTACTGACGCCGCCTGATACTGTTGGCAAAGAAAGGGAGCAAGAAGAATCCCAAGATAACTTTGCAGCTGAGTTCAGGAGAATGAAACTTCGCGGTGAATTCCCTTGCAGATTATGTCCTGCTAAATTTCCTAACCTTAGAGCTTTGAAGGGGCATAATAGAGTCCATCTTAGTGGTACAGGACCTGGGCCGTATCAGTGCAACATGTGCCCACACGCGTCATTAGACAAAGCGGCTTTGGTCCGTCATATGCGGACGCACAACGGCGACCGTCCTTATGAGTGCGCCGTCTGTAACTATGCTTTTACTACTAAAGCAAACTGTGAACGCCACTTGCGTAACCGTCACGCCAAAGTTACGAGAGAAGATGTTAAGCGGTCGATTATATACCATCCGTCAGAAGATCCTAACAATGACGAAGTCAACTCTAAACTGGCAAGAGACGAAGTGAAGAGGTCCTTGGCATTCCACACACCTGAACACGAAAAACGCGCTGAACCTACTGGTCGTGAAACTCCATTGTCTCATTTCACGCCTAATTTCATTGCGGACAGACATCCAGTCGCCTCGCTTACCCCAAAACTCCCAGCAGATATCCCTATCATACCCAGGGAACCTGATCCACCAGCGCCTAGAATCAAAGTGAAAGGTATTGGTCAATTAAACCAAATCGATTACAGGCCAGTTGAATATAGGCCGCCGGAGTTTTCGATTAAAAGCAATGATGAAACCGAGAATTACGACGAAGAAACTCCAGTAGATCTCAGTACCACCGACAATAACTGTGACGTACTAGATCTAAGCAAGAAGAAACGAGACGTCGAGGAAGATGAACCCAAGATAACTGCGCGTCCGGCCTTTGAACCTGATCCAGCTATAGCCGCTTCCGCACAAACAAGATTCCTTCTAGCTCAACAAAGACTGTTCGAAACTTCACTCCCCAAAATTGATCCCTCGTACTACGCCACGCAACTTTCTCAACTTTACGCTGGTGCAGTTCCAGGATTGCCTGGATTACCTGGACTTCCACCATCATTTCCTATCAACCCTTACTTTCTTCAACCCACTTTTTTTCCCCATCCTTCCGATTCCCAAGAACTGGCAGAAATAAAGCAACGAATCCAGAAGGAAATAATTCGCGGACTGAGCATGTCTGGTGGTCGGCTAGTGACAAGTGACCAGGAAACTCAGCCGAAACAAGAGCCTGAAGAAGAAGATCAGCCAGTATTACGCGACAGTTCGCCTTTACCGCCGCCTCGCTCTGAATCTCCTCCACGGCCGTTAAACAACAGTCTTATACAGCAGAACGATTCCGTTAAAATGGTGATAAAAAACGGCGTATTGATGcctaaacaaaaacaaagacgCTATCGCACGGAAAGACCATTTTCATGTTCGCAGTGTTCAGCGCGCTTCACTCTAAGGTCTAATATGGAGCGTCATGTTAAACAGCAGCATCCTCAGCATTGGAGCGTGCGACGGCCGACACCGCGAGCACCACCTCCTTACCCGTCTACGGACACTTTAGCTGATAGAGTGAAGTTTGCGCTCTTAGCTCGGCACCTTGAACGACCAATTCAGCAAGACCGGTCACCCATCCGCCGAGACTCAGACGAGGTGGCAGACAACGAAGAAGATGAAGACGACACCCTAGTTATTGATGAGGAACCCGAAACTGATGTTAAATCAGAACAACATCTAGCAGCGCATCGGGCTGCAGAAGAAATTCTAATGGCATCTCGTCAACAGGAGATGCATAAGGACTTTGATCTCAAAATCGCTGGCAACTTAATTAACAAGCCAGTCCCGATTACTGAAAAGACTGAAATGGGTACTGATCCTATTCCAGTGCCTGTAGAGCCGTTGATTATGCCGGTGGTCCCGACAAGGAGTGATGAAGAGGAAGATGAAGAAGGCCTGGTGGCTTCTACTAGTGAAGGCAATAACTCCGGCAGTGATGAAAACAA GTCTGATGGTGACAATGGTACGCAACCGCCAAAGAAGAAGTCGGCTTACAGTCTAGCCCCAAACCGAGTATCCTGCCCCTACTGTCATCGAAAGTTCCCCTGGTCGTCGTCACTGCGCCGCCACGTTCTCACTCACACCGGCCAAAAGCCCTTCAAATGTCCCCACTGCACCTTACTCTTTACCACGAAGTCCAACTGCGACCGCCACCTGTTAAGGAAGCACGGAGGATCAGCCAGAGCCATACTAGCCGAGCCCATACCAGAAGCTGTATCCCCGCCACAGAACGACATCAGAACTGTGCCTGAAAGACCATTTAAGTGCCATTCGTGTCCAACCAGCACCTTTTCATCTTTAGAGACATTGAAGAAACACATGTCTTCAAGACACGGGTCTGGCGAGTCACAACCCGCTTCTCCTAATCCTGAGGTTGAGGATATTCAAAACGGCGATTTGGCTTTCAAGTGCCATTTGTGCGAGGGTTCGTTTGGCGATCGAGGTGGGGCATTGAGACACTTGGCAATGATGCACGCAACTGAATATGAACAGCTGGTTAGCAAAGGAGCTTTGGATGCTGCGAGTGATCGGAGCGAAAGCGCGGATGATGACGAGAAGGCGAAGTTTCCGGATCATGCTAATAGAAAG GTTGTATGCGCATTCTGCGTGCGTCGCTTCTGGTCAGCCGAAGACCTACGTCGTCACATGAGAACTCACTCCGGGGAACGTCCCTTCGCTTGTGACCTTTGCCGGCGAAGGTTCACCCTGAAACATAGCATGCTGCGACACCGAAAGAAGCACAGAGACGAGACTGATGACGAAGAAGCTACGCCACCGGATACTCCCGTAGAACGCGAGGCTGTTAGCAACGG GTACAGCTACCATGACGACGACGGCTCGGGCAATGAGATACCGAGTAACGTTAACAATAACAACTCCCCACCGTCTTCTCATTACGACAAGAAACTCAAGATACAGATGACGTCACGCAAATACTCTTCTGAGACCGAAAACGACGGAGAAAATGGCGGCGACCTCATAGGAAAACTGCTTGGCATACCGGATAAGAAAATTATCAATAAACTACTGTCGTCTGCAGATGAGGCAGCGAAATTCTTAGGTGTAAACAAATGA